In one window of Bdellovibrio bacteriovorus W DNA:
- a CDS encoding riboflavin synthase subunit alpha (COG0307 Riboflavin synthase alpha chain), whose translation MFSGIVESVMPILSSEELSHAYRIKVKKPNEFDDIKLGDSIACDGVCLTVEAFDQETLTFTLAAETIKVLQWTPESWLGKKLNLERSLRFGDRIHGHLVTGHVDSLGKILRAELQGESFFLDVQVQSTILPYVWKKGSVTLNGVSLTVNELVKDVVSVCLIPETLKRTNLGDLKVGSTINVEPDYMARAVQRAIEAREQ comes from the coding sequence ATGTTTTCAGGAATTGTTGAGTCCGTCATGCCGATCCTCAGCTCTGAGGAGTTGAGTCATGCCTATCGTATTAAAGTTAAAAAACCCAATGAATTTGACGACATAAAGCTTGGCGACAGTATCGCTTGTGATGGGGTCTGCTTGACGGTGGAAGCCTTCGATCAAGAAACTCTTACTTTCACTTTAGCCGCAGAGACCATCAAAGTTCTCCAATGGACTCCAGAATCTTGGTTGGGGAAGAAACTCAATCTCGAAAGATCTTTGCGTTTTGGGGACCGAATCCATGGGCACTTAGTCACAGGCCACGTCGATAGTCTTGGTAAAATTCTTCGAGCAGAGCTTCAAGGAGAGTCTTTCTTCCTAGACGTTCAAGTCCAATCGACCATCCTTCCCTATGTTTGGAAAAAAGGAAGTGTTACTCTCAATGGCGTAAGTTTAACAGTGAACGAGCTTGTAAAGGATGTCGTCTCTGTTTGCCTAATTCCAGAAACGCTCAAGCGTACAAATTTAGGTGATTTAAAAGTTGGAAGTACAATTAATGTGGAGCCGGATTATATGGCTCGTGCAGTTCAAAGAGCGATCGAAGCAAGGGAACAGTAA
- a CDS encoding flagellin (COG1344 Flagellin and related hook-associated proteins), with amino-acid sequence MGMRVTTNIAALNAQRNLVGSQRQINDSMAKLASGSRINKAADDAAGLAISEGLKAQIRSAAQAQRNANDGISMVQTAEGGLNEIGNIVVRLRELGIQAASDTVGEKERGMLNKEVQQLKSEIQRIASVTTWGTTKLLDGSSPKFDFQVGLFNNAEEDRISFNAGENVATLDALGLAGVDFSSKAGAQAALAKLDDAQTSISGTRANLGALQNRLTSTVDNLGVAQENLSAANSRIRDTDVAQASSEMTRNNILLQAGTSTLAQANQSNQLALKLIG; translated from the coding sequence ATGGGAATGAGAGTAACTACAAACATTGCAGCACTGAACGCACAACGTAACCTTGTTGGTTCACAAAGGCAGATCAATGACTCAATGGCGAAACTTGCTTCTGGAAGCCGTATCAATAAAGCTGCGGACGATGCTGCAGGACTAGCGATCTCTGAGGGCTTAAAAGCTCAAATTCGTTCTGCTGCTCAAGCACAACGAAATGCGAACGATGGTATCTCAATGGTTCAAACTGCTGAGGGTGGCTTGAACGAAATCGGTAACATCGTGGTTCGTCTACGTGAGTTGGGAATCCAAGCGGCTTCTGACACTGTCGGCGAAAAAGAGCGTGGTATGTTGAATAAAGAGGTTCAACAACTTAAATCAGAGATTCAACGTATTGCCAGTGTTACTACTTGGGGTACAACTAAACTTCTAGATGGTTCATCTCCGAAGTTTGATTTCCAAGTTGGTCTTTTCAACAACGCTGAAGAAGATCGTATCTCTTTCAACGCTGGTGAAAACGTAGCGACTCTAGATGCTCTTGGTTTAGCAGGTGTTGATTTCTCTTCAAAAGCAGGTGCACAAGCTGCTTTGGCGAAATTAGACGATGCTCAAACTTCGATCTCTGGTACACGCGCTAACTTAGGTGCTCTACAAAACAGATTGACTTCAACGGTAGACAACTTGGGTGTTGCTCAAGAGAATCTATCAGCTGCTAACAGCCGTATCCGCGACACTGACGTAGCTCAAGCTTCTTCAGAAATGACAAGAAACAACATCTTGTTACAAGCTGGTACTTCTACTCTAGCGCAAGCGAACCAATCTAACCAATTGGCTCTTAAGTTGATCGGTTAA
- a CDS encoding ABC transporter ATPase (COG0542 ATPases with chaperone activity, ATP-binding subunit) — translation MSNDIEKMTRKSQEAMQAAAKLAERKHSPSVEPEHLLMELVQQSEGIVPRVLDKLNVSQAQFLADLRTATDKFPQVTGGGQKLFAGPRLQKIFQQAENEASAWGDAYISTEHFLLGMLKAGDGELNAIFKKNKIQLDGVKKALEEIRGNQKVTDDDPENKYEVLLKYARDLTALAAEGKMDPVVGRDEEIRRVVQVLSRRTKNNPVLIGEPGVGKTAIAEGLALRIIKQDVPDNLIGKKLMSLDMGALIAGAKYRGEFEDRLKAVIKEVTSSDGQIILFIDELHTLVGAGKSEGAMDAGQLLKPALARGELRCIGATTLDEYRKYIEKDAALERRFQTVMVEEPSVDDAITILRGLKEKYEVHHGIRITDAALVSAVKLSHRYITNRFLPDKAIDLIDEAASKLGIETRSVPEEVDKIERELMQLRIEKEALKKETEEGAKERIEVIEKKISELSAQNQLLREQWDFEKGGIEKIKQLKTEIENLKLNISKAEREGDLGKAAELKYGRLPETEKMLADLEERSHQQQSSSESRMLKEEVGPEDVAEVVAKWTRIPVSKMLESESQKLLHMEDTLKERVVGQDHALTIVADAIRRARAEISDPNRPIGTFMFLGPTGVGKTETVKALADFLFDDEHAVVRIDMSEYMEKHSVSRLIGAPPGYVGYEEGGQLTEAVRRRPYSVVLLDEIEKAHTDVFNILLQVLDDGRLTDGQGRTVDFKNTVLIMTSNIGSQSILDSSMDDEKKRESVMSALRGHFRPEFLNRVDEIVMFNSLKESQIAGIVKVQLDLVAERLKSRKIGVEFDKSAIEFLAKKGYDPIYGARPLKRVIQTELLNPLSKEIISGTVKAGDVIKVKEENSKLIF, via the coding sequence ATGAGCAATGATATTGAAAAAATGACGCGAAAAAGCCAAGAGGCCATGCAGGCAGCGGCCAAGCTTGCGGAGCGCAAGCACAGCCCGTCTGTGGAGCCAGAACACCTCTTAATGGAGCTTGTACAGCAATCCGAGGGCATCGTGCCTCGAGTCTTGGATAAGCTCAATGTTTCCCAAGCTCAATTCCTAGCCGACCTCCGAACGGCCACCGATAAATTCCCTCAAGTGACTGGCGGTGGGCAGAAGCTCTTTGCGGGACCTCGCCTGCAAAAGATCTTTCAACAGGCAGAAAATGAAGCCAGTGCTTGGGGAGACGCCTACATTTCTACAGAGCACTTCCTTTTAGGGATGCTCAAGGCTGGCGATGGCGAACTCAATGCAATCTTTAAGAAAAATAAAATTCAGTTAGATGGAGTTAAAAAAGCTCTGGAAGAAATACGCGGAAATCAAAAAGTCACAGACGATGATCCTGAAAATAAATACGAAGTTTTATTAAAGTATGCTCGGGACTTAACAGCACTTGCCGCTGAAGGAAAAATGGACCCAGTGGTGGGTAGGGATGAAGAGATTCGTCGCGTGGTGCAGGTTCTTTCCCGCCGAACGAAGAACAACCCAGTGCTTATTGGGGAGCCCGGTGTGGGTAAAACCGCCATCGCTGAAGGTTTGGCGTTGAGAATTATTAAGCAAGACGTTCCTGATAACTTAATTGGCAAAAAATTAATGTCTTTGGATATGGGGGCACTTATCGCCGGTGCCAAATACCGTGGTGAGTTCGAGGATCGTCTTAAAGCAGTTATTAAAGAAGTCACTTCAAGTGACGGTCAGATTATTTTATTCATTGATGAGTTACACACTCTCGTGGGGGCTGGGAAATCAGAAGGCGCCATGGATGCAGGACAGTTGCTTAAACCAGCACTGGCGCGTGGAGAGTTACGCTGTATCGGAGCCACGACTTTAGATGAATATCGAAAGTACATTGAGAAAGATGCAGCTCTTGAAAGACGCTTCCAAACTGTTATGGTCGAGGAGCCAAGTGTCGATGATGCCATCACAATTTTACGTGGACTCAAAGAAAAGTATGAGGTCCATCATGGTATCCGTATCACCGATGCGGCCCTAGTTTCTGCAGTCAAACTTTCTCACCGCTATATCACCAATCGGTTCTTACCGGATAAAGCGATCGATCTTATTGACGAAGCTGCAAGTAAACTTGGTATTGAGACCCGTTCGGTTCCTGAGGAGGTCGATAAAATTGAACGCGAACTCATGCAGTTGAGAATTGAAAAAGAGGCATTGAAAAAAGAAACAGAAGAGGGTGCAAAAGAGCGCATCGAAGTTATTGAAAAGAAAATTTCAGAGCTGAGCGCACAGAACCAACTCTTGCGTGAACAATGGGACTTTGAAAAAGGTGGCATTGAAAAGATCAAGCAGCTCAAAACAGAGATCGAAAATCTTAAGTTGAATATTTCCAAGGCTGAGCGCGAAGGCGATCTTGGCAAAGCCGCTGAACTCAAATACGGACGATTGCCTGAAACCGAAAAAATGTTAGCGGACTTAGAAGAGCGCAGTCATCAACAACAATCTTCTTCTGAAAGCAGAATGTTAAAAGAAGAAGTAGGTCCAGAAGATGTGGCCGAGGTTGTTGCCAAGTGGACACGTATTCCAGTTTCTAAAATGTTAGAAAGTGAATCTCAAAAACTTCTGCACATGGAAGACACTCTTAAAGAACGCGTGGTCGGTCAAGATCATGCATTAACTATCGTGGCTGATGCGATTCGCAGGGCGCGCGCTGAAATATCGGACCCGAATAGACCGATTGGAACTTTCATGTTCCTCGGCCCGACGGGTGTAGGAAAAACAGAGACGGTAAAAGCTCTCGCAGACTTCTTATTTGATGATGAACACGCTGTGGTTCGCATCGACATGAGTGAGTACATGGAGAAGCACTCTGTTTCTCGCTTGATCGGTGCCCCTCCAGGCTATGTTGGGTATGAAGAGGGGGGCCAGCTCACAGAAGCAGTTCGCCGACGACCTTACAGTGTTGTGTTGCTGGATGAGATCGAAAAAGCGCATACGGATGTTTTTAATATTCTATTGCAAGTGCTTGATGATGGTCGTCTAACAGATGGTCAAGGGCGCACTGTGGATTTTAAAAACACCGTTCTGATCATGACGTCAAACATTGGTTCTCAGTCGATCTTGGATAGTTCCATGGATGATGAGAAAAAACGTGAGTCTGTTATGAGCGCCTTACGCGGACATTTTAGGCCAGAGTTTTTAAACCGTGTGGATGAAATTGTGATGTTCAATTCTTTAAAAGAATCGCAAATCGCGGGCATCGTAAAAGTTCAACTGGATCTGGTTGCGGAACGCCTAAAATCTCGCAAGATTGGAGTCGAGTTTGATAAATCTGCCATCGAATTCCTCGCGAAGAAAGGATATGATCCTATTTATGGAGCTAGACCTTTAAAGCGTGTGATTCAAACAGAGTTACTCAATCCGCTTTCTAAAGAGATCATTTCAGGAACGGTGAAAGCCGGAGACGTGATAAAGGTCAAAGAAGAAAACTCCAAGTTAATTTTCTAA
- a CDS encoding hypothetical protein (COG0769 UDP-N-acetylmuramyl tripeptide synthase) translates to MSIINPKGKKKSPPRLTASIKKDRVNPVDFQKYDTRFACEDCSHFDGEKIICTIGYNPSHHLRAEQSHQYALAGNMAFCRFLEID, encoded by the coding sequence ATGTCCATTATAAATCCAAAGGGCAAAAAAAAGTCCCCACCTCGCTTAACCGCGTCGATCAAAAAGGACCGCGTCAACCCCGTTGATTTTCAGAAATACGACACTCGTTTTGCCTGCGAAGATTGCTCTCACTTTGACGGAGAAAAAATCATTTGCACCATTGGCTACAACCCCTCTCATCATCTGCGAGCGGAACAATCCCATCAATACGCCTTGGCGGGAAACATGGCCTTTTGTCGCTTCCTTGAAATTGACTGA
- a CDS encoding hypothetical protein (COG0642 Signal transduction histidine kinase) has product MDYASVFNHLALISVSFLEARILSHEATPRTFLKGKRMKSMTFWTNRFSKACVLLVGAAMTMGNQKCEEQPKTPPRALKKIVQLGTIRSSPILFPNGGGFDFQFVANQQIYGVMMESSAFSLKYNPPIAVPPGQAAADGSGFFNLSSMDARMIKASAQAVGKDNYNVQYAKTAWCMVNLPQARIAGSVNSFELVSKKGLSLGFTPAGAAPMKGLSTLGFDVESAQLDVSMIATRPLTSTVLGAANVNSKQTKTKVAFTLNFGSFSIGPSAYFQTPLAKVTKTALENSVNALNDQMKSEEWYTRVLANHDTHIVVVGGADVALEPGDQLLIYNEDYYWEGDPCDSKYLGGGARVGSAVAKIELDWVGDEISRGRVIEQADENAVIGAKVKLFKMNDGSLDQTPGVTPVKSAAR; this is encoded by the coding sequence TTGGATTATGCAAGTGTGTTCAATCACTTAGCACTCATTTCAGTTTCGTTCTTAGAAGCCCGTATACTTTCACACGAAGCCACCCCAAGAACTTTCTTGAAAGGGAAAAGAATGAAATCCATGACGTTTTGGACAAATCGATTTTCAAAAGCCTGTGTTCTTTTAGTAGGCGCAGCGATGACTATGGGAAATCAAAAGTGCGAAGAGCAGCCTAAGACTCCACCGCGTGCTCTAAAAAAAATCGTACAACTGGGAACCATTCGTTCAAGTCCGATTCTTTTTCCGAACGGTGGTGGATTTGATTTTCAATTTGTCGCCAACCAACAAATTTACGGAGTGATGATGGAAAGCAGTGCTTTCTCACTCAAGTACAATCCTCCAATTGCAGTGCCTCCAGGGCAGGCCGCAGCAGACGGGAGTGGCTTCTTTAATCTTTCAAGCATGGATGCAAGAATGATTAAAGCTTCTGCGCAAGCTGTTGGAAAAGATAACTACAATGTACAGTATGCGAAAACGGCATGGTGTATGGTGAACTTGCCGCAAGCAAGAATTGCTGGCTCTGTGAATTCATTTGAGCTCGTTAGTAAAAAAGGATTGAGCTTAGGATTCACGCCAGCCGGTGCAGCACCTATGAAGGGTCTTTCGACTTTAGGTTTTGATGTCGAGTCGGCGCAATTAGACGTATCAATGATTGCCACAAGACCTTTAACTTCGACAGTGCTGGGGGCAGCAAACGTCAACTCCAAGCAGACGAAAACGAAAGTGGCCTTCACTTTGAACTTTGGCAGCTTCTCGATAGGCCCGAGCGCCTACTTTCAGACACCTTTAGCTAAAGTGACAAAGACGGCATTAGAAAACTCAGTGAATGCCTTGAACGATCAAATGAAGTCTGAAGAGTGGTACACGCGAGTGCTTGCCAACCATGACACGCACATCGTTGTTGTGGGTGGAGCGGACGTGGCCCTAGAGCCGGGCGATCAGTTATTAATCTATAATGAAGACTATTACTGGGAAGGGGATCCTTGCGATTCCAAATACCTAGGCGGTGGAGCGCGAGTCGGCAGCGCTGTGGCAAAAATCGAACTCGACTGGGTAGGGGATGAAATCTCCAGAGGTCGCGTCATCGAACAGGCTGACGAAAATGCTGTGATTGGTGCCAAAGTGAAGCTATTTAAGATGAACGATGGCAGTCTTGATCAGACTCCGGGAGTCACTCCAGTGAAGTCAGCTGCGCGATAA